Proteins from a single region of Leuconostoc gasicomitatum LMG 18811:
- the zwf gene encoding glucose-6-phosphate dehydrogenase, with protein sequence MVSEIKTLVTFFGGTGDLAKRKLYPSVFNLYKKGYLQEHFAIVGTARQDLTDEEFKQLVRESIADFTEDQDQAEAFIAHFSYRAHDVTDAASYAILKEAIEEAATKFDIDGNRIFYMSVAPRFFGTIAKYLKSEALLAPTGYNRLMIEKPFGTSYTTAEELQNDLENAFSDDQLFRIDHYLGKEMVQNIAALRFGNPIFDAAWNKDYIKNVQVTLAEVLGVEERAGYYDTTGALLDMIQNHTMQIVGWLAMEKPDSFNDKDIRAAKNAAFNALKIYDEEEVNKYFVRAQYGAGDSSDFKPYLEELDVPADSKNNTFIAGELQFDLPRWEGVPFYVRSGKRLAAKQTRVDIVFKAGTFDFGTAQEAQESVLSILIDPKGGIEFKINSKSVEDSFNTRTIDLGWTISDEDKQNTPEPYERMIHDTMNGDGSNFADWNGVAIAWKFVDAISAVYTADKAPLETYKSGSMGPEASDKLLADNGDTWVFKG encoded by the coding sequence ATGGTTTCAGAAATCAAGACATTGGTAACATTTTTTGGCGGTACTGGTGATTTGGCAAAGCGCAAACTTTACCCATCAGTTTTCAACCTTTATAAGAAAGGTTACCTACAAGAACACTTTGCCATTGTTGGCACGGCACGTCAAGACCTAACAGACGAAGAATTTAAACAACTAGTTCGCGAGTCTATTGCGGACTTTACAGAAGATCAAGATCAAGCCGAGGCATTTATTGCCCATTTCTCATACCGTGCACATGATGTCACAGATGCTGCTTCATATGCTATCTTAAAAGAAGCCATTGAAGAAGCTGCTACTAAATTTGATATTGATGGCAACCGTATTTTCTACATGTCAGTTGCCCCTCGCTTCTTTGGCACAATTGCCAAATACTTGAAGTCTGAAGCATTGTTGGCACCAACAGGTTACAATCGTTTGATGATTGAAAAGCCCTTTGGTACATCATATACCACAGCCGAAGAATTGCAAAATGATTTAGAAAATGCTTTTTCAGACGACCAGCTATTCCGTATCGACCACTATCTCGGTAAAGAAATGGTACAAAACATTGCTGCGTTACGTTTTGGTAACCCAATCTTTGATGCTGCTTGGAACAAAGACTATATTAAAAATGTGCAAGTGACACTAGCCGAAGTTTTGGGTGTTGAAGAACGCGCTGGTTACTACGATACTACTGGTGCATTGCTAGACATGATTCAAAACCATACTATGCAAATTGTTGGTTGGTTAGCTATGGAGAAGCCTGATTCATTTAATGACAAGGACATTCGCGCTGCTAAAAATGCTGCTTTCAATGCCTTGAAAATTTATGATGAAGAAGAAGTTAACAAATACTTCGTTCGCGCACAATACGGTGCCGGTGATTCATCTGATTTCAAACCATATCTTGAAGAACTTGATGTCCCTGCTGATTCAAAGAACAACACGTTTATTGCCGGCGAATTACAATTTGACCTACCTCGTTGGGAAGGTGTACCTTTCTATGTTCGTTCAGGTAAGCGTTTGGCTGCTAAACAAACACGTGTTGATATCGTCTTCAAAGCTGGAACATTTGACTTTGGTACAGCACAAGAAGCGCAAGAATCTGTTTTGTCAATTCTAATTGATCCTAAGGGTGGCATAGAATTTAAGATTAATTCAAAGTCTGTTGAAGATTCATTCAACACACGTACAATTGATCTTGGTTGGACAATCTCAGATGAAGATAAGCAAAATACACCTGAACCATATGAACGTATGATTCATGACACAATGAATGGTGATGGATCAAACTTTGCCGACTGGAATGGCGTAGCTATTGCCTGGAAATTCGTTGATGCTATTTCAGCAGTTTATACTGCTGACAAAGCACCTCTTGAAACGTATAAGTCAGGTTCAATGGGACCAGAAGCATCTGATAAGTTGCTAGCCGATAACGGTGATACTTGGGTATTTAAGGGTTAA
- a CDS encoding MDR family MFS transporter, whose protein sequence is MQTNLADKPRQLNEKWLLLGTLLSSTGNSMIWPVMTLYITGVLNQSFTTAGVVLMIGAMVSLFGSFVGGKLFDHWRPYVAMVMTSIIILAAVASLIFFNKWPVFAILIWIANFGMGVEQTLVNSFATTVPGQKTRVIFNNMYIVLNIGVVLGTLAVGYLFDYGFSLLMMISTAIYFGLTLIIITKFNVSLDTDNLIDVRANDKEEQFNKPEVTRKKFKLTPVLIAIGALLFITYLSYMLWETVMAPHMKTLGMPTRNYADLWMINGITIIVLQKFVSNWANKHPYHVSVILGSVIFALSFFFLIFVNTFWQIVLVFELLTLGEMLQSPQVPAWVAQITPKEVAGQAQGFVSMMISSGRVVGPIYSGVMMDHGWTNMLFLSVFIVMIIITGLLALTMSRRIDKNPVA, encoded by the coding sequence ATGCAAACTAATTTAGCTGATAAACCACGACAGCTCAATGAAAAATGGCTACTTTTGGGAACTTTGCTATCCAGCACGGGGAATTCTATGATTTGGCCTGTTATGACCCTATATATCACAGGTGTGTTAAATCAGAGTTTTACAACGGCTGGTGTTGTCTTGATGATTGGCGCAATGGTAAGTTTATTTGGCTCATTTGTTGGCGGTAAATTATTTGATCATTGGCGACCATATGTCGCCATGGTTATGACAAGTATTATTATTTTAGCAGCTGTAGCAAGCCTTATTTTCTTTAATAAATGGCCAGTATTTGCTATTTTAATCTGGATAGCGAACTTTGGCATGGGTGTTGAGCAGACATTAGTGAACTCATTTGCAACAACTGTACCTGGTCAAAAAACGCGTGTTATATTTAATAATATGTACATCGTTTTAAATATTGGTGTTGTGTTGGGAACATTGGCTGTTGGTTATTTGTTCGATTATGGGTTTAGCTTGTTGATGATGATTTCGACTGCCATTTATTTTGGATTAACGTTGATTATTATTACTAAATTTAATGTGTCGTTGGATACTGATAATTTAATCGATGTGAGAGCTAATGATAAAGAAGAACAGTTTAACAAGCCAGAAGTGACAAGAAAAAAATTCAAATTAACGCCGGTTCTAATTGCTATTGGGGCACTTTTATTTATTACTTATCTGTCTTATATGCTCTGGGAAACAGTGATGGCACCGCATATGAAAACATTGGGGATGCCAACGCGTAACTATGCCGACTTGTGGATGATTAATGGGATCACAATTATTGTATTGCAGAAATTTGTCTCTAATTGGGCCAATAAGCATCCGTATCATGTGTCCGTTATTTTAGGCAGTGTCATTTTCGCTTTAAGTTTCTTTTTTTTGATTTTTGTGAATACATTTTGGCAAATTGTACTAGTTTTTGAACTACTAACGCTTGGTGAAATGCTACAAAGTCCGCAAGTACCAGCATGGGTTGCTCAAATTACCCCTAAAGAAGTTGCTGGACAAGCGCAAGGATTTGTCTCAATGATGATTAGTTCAGGTCGTGTTGTTGGCCCAATATATTCAGGTGTTATGATGGATCATGGATGGACAAACATGTTATTTTTATCTGTATTTATTGTTATGATAATAATCACTGGTTTACTAGCGTTGACAATGTCACGACGTATTGACAAAAATCCAGTGGCATAG
- a CDS encoding Na+/H+ antiporter NhaC family protein, with the protein MNNKLSTGTSVLLVVATITILAIGVIGFGLAPIAPILLAIGMIMIVARFSGVSWQDSQKALIKGVESGLTPLFLFLLIGSLIALWLATGVIPTMIWVGFKVLTPAFFLPTAFVTTSIIGTLIGSAFTTISTVGVALMGVGTLMGINPALVAGIILSGAIFGDKNSPLSDSTNLASAISETDLFAHIKNLMWTTVPAWILTFIVTILLGFGHHVDAAATHQITALLPQLEPTWWTIVPLGLLVVTAWFKMPAIPALMINVLVSSVMFLTQHAITTWAKLLVDGFQTTSTNPTLMALLNRGGMSAMMTTIMMVMLALALGGLLSGLGILNRVMAPIVSHLRTQRSIVLATLVTGIGANFLVGEQYLATILPGQLFKESFKKAKLSPLALGRTIEDSGTVINYLVPWGVAGSFAAQTLGVPVLEFAPFTLFALLSPIMSFLSAMTGIGLKQDNPDV; encoded by the coding sequence ATGAACAATAAATTAAGCACAGGAACTTCAGTGTTACTAGTAGTGGCTACGATCACTATTTTGGCAATCGGTGTAATTGGTTTTGGTCTAGCACCAATTGCGCCCATTTTACTCGCGATTGGTATGATTATGATTGTTGCACGTTTTAGTGGTGTTTCTTGGCAAGATAGCCAAAAAGCACTAATTAAAGGTGTTGAATCAGGTTTGACACCTTTATTTTTATTTTTATTAATTGGGTCACTCATTGCATTGTGGTTAGCTACTGGTGTGATTCCAACGATGATTTGGGTTGGTTTTAAAGTATTAACGCCTGCTTTTTTCTTGCCAACAGCCTTCGTAACAACGTCAATTATTGGTACGCTAATCGGTAGTGCATTTACAACGATTTCGACAGTTGGCGTTGCGCTGATGGGCGTTGGAACGTTAATGGGTATCAACCCTGCTTTGGTTGCTGGTATTATTTTATCAGGTGCAATTTTTGGCGATAAAAATTCGCCATTATCAGATTCAACTAATCTAGCAAGTGCTATTTCTGAAACTGATTTATTTGCACATATTAAAAATCTGATGTGGACTACTGTACCAGCTTGGATTTTGACATTTATCGTGACAATTTTATTGGGCTTTGGTCATCATGTTGACGCAGCAGCCACACATCAAATTACGGCTTTGTTACCGCAGTTGGAACCAACATGGTGGACAATTGTACCACTTGGTCTATTAGTTGTGACAGCATGGTTTAAAATGCCTGCTATTCCGGCACTTATGATCAATGTATTAGTATCAAGTGTCATGTTCTTAACGCAACATGCTATTACAACTTGGGCGAAACTATTAGTTGATGGCTTTCAGACGACAAGTACGAATCCAACACTGATGGCATTACTTAATCGCGGAGGGATGTCTGCGATGATGACAACTATTATGATGGTTATGTTAGCGTTAGCTTTAGGTGGTTTACTCAGTGGCTTAGGTATTTTAAACCGCGTCATGGCACCAATTGTTAGCCATTTACGAACCCAGCGTTCGATTGTTTTGGCAACGTTAGTAACTGGAATTGGTGCTAATTTTTTGGTTGGTGAACAGTATTTGGCAACAATTTTACCAGGTCAGTTGTTTAAAGAAAGTTTTAAAAAAGCTAAATTGTCACCATTAGCACTTGGTCGAACGATTGAAGATTCAGGCACAGTGATCAATTATTTGGTGCCTTGGGGTGTGGCAGGTAGTTTTGCTGCGCAAACATTAGGCGTGCCAGTCCTTGAATTTGCACCATTTACGTTGTTTGCTTTATTGTCACCAATCATGTCATTTTTGTCAGCAATGACAGGTATTGGTTTGAAACAAGATAACCCTGACGTGTAA
- the recQ gene encoding DNA helicase RecQ: MQNLTPQTILKEKFGYDNFRTGQLDVIEKVLAHKHALAIMPTGGGKSITYQLPAMLFDGITLVISPLISLMKDQVDGLDAMGIDATFLNSTLSGQVQAQRMSDLRSGYYKMLYVSPERLEISSFFDFIQQLPIELVAIDEAHVMSQWGHDFRPSYLNILPLLAKIPGNPAVLGLTATATDRVRQNLQQLLGVSDEDTILTGFARDNLALKIAHNVDKRQYVQEYLRENKDQSGIIYAATRKQVDELYEFLNKKGVKAGHYHAGLPERERQTMQEAFLFDEVQVMVATNAFGMGINKPNVRFVIHYSVPGNIEAYYQEIGRAGRDGLPAEAVLLYAPQDIHLQEFFVQKSEGTEEHKQNEYNKIREMNAFANTQSCLPRYLLGYFGEIVDHDCGHCSNCLDAREMVDVTTDSQRVLANVVRMNQSFGKTMVAKVLKGSQDATVKKYDYLMKLPTYGLMKDRTLKDLSSFIDYLTADGYLRIEGGEFPVLKVTETGARVLKGKLVVEKRVNRRVIAQQKVTSAAKGLKLSESDNKLFAELKSKRLDLAREAGIPPFLIFSDKTLMNMAILRPQTDEEFLAISGVGEKKFDIYHKDFASVIVNQH, translated from the coding sequence ATGCAGAATTTGACACCTCAAACAATTTTAAAAGAAAAATTTGGCTATGATAATTTTCGTACAGGACAATTAGATGTGATTGAAAAAGTGTTAGCGCATAAGCATGCGTTAGCTATTATGCCAACTGGTGGTGGTAAATCGATTACCTATCAACTACCAGCTATGTTATTTGATGGCATTACGCTAGTGATTTCGCCACTTATATCGTTGATGAAAGATCAAGTCGATGGGCTTGATGCGATGGGAATTGATGCAACGTTTCTTAATTCAACATTGAGTGGCCAAGTACAAGCACAGCGTATGTCGGATTTACGATCAGGCTATTATAAAATGCTATATGTATCGCCCGAACGTCTAGAGATTTCAAGTTTTTTTGATTTTATACAACAATTACCCATTGAATTGGTGGCTATTGATGAGGCGCATGTCATGTCACAGTGGGGACATGATTTTCGTCCAAGTTATCTTAATATTTTACCTTTGCTGGCTAAAATCCCTGGAAATCCTGCCGTTTTAGGATTAACAGCAACAGCTACTGATCGTGTACGTCAAAACTTACAGCAACTACTTGGTGTGTCAGATGAAGACACGATTTTAACTGGTTTTGCGCGTGATAATTTGGCGCTGAAAATTGCCCACAATGTTGATAAGCGACAGTATGTGCAAGAGTATTTACGTGAGAATAAGGACCAAAGTGGGATTATTTATGCAGCCACACGTAAACAAGTTGATGAATTATATGAATTTTTAAATAAAAAAGGTGTTAAAGCAGGCCATTATCATGCTGGTTTGCCTGAACGTGAACGACAAACGATGCAAGAAGCTTTTTTGTTTGATGAAGTACAAGTTATGGTAGCCACGAATGCTTTTGGAATGGGGATTAACAAACCTAATGTGCGGTTTGTTATTCACTACTCAGTACCGGGAAACATTGAGGCGTATTATCAAGAGATTGGTCGAGCTGGCCGTGACGGCTTGCCGGCAGAAGCAGTATTATTATATGCACCACAAGATATTCATTTACAAGAGTTTTTTGTACAAAAGTCAGAAGGTACAGAAGAACATAAGCAAAATGAATATAACAAAATTCGCGAGATGAACGCATTTGCAAATACGCAAAGTTGTTTGCCACGTTACTTACTAGGTTATTTTGGTGAAATTGTTGATCATGATTGTGGCCATTGTTCAAATTGTTTAGATGCTCGTGAAATGGTTGACGTTACTACTGATTCACAACGTGTTTTGGCCAATGTTGTGCGTATGAACCAAAGCTTTGGGAAGACAATGGTCGCTAAGGTTTTGAAAGGTTCACAAGATGCAACTGTGAAGAAGTATGACTATTTGATGAAGTTACCCACATACGGTTTGATGAAAGATCGGACACTTAAAGATTTAAGTAGTTTTATTGATTACTTAACGGCGGATGGCTACCTCAGAATTGAAGGGGGCGAGTTTCCAGTATTAAAAGTTACTGAGACTGGTGCACGGGTTCTAAAAGGAAAATTAGTTGTGGAAAAACGCGTCAACCGACGTGTGATTGCGCAACAAAAAGTCACATCAGCAGCTAAAGGGCTTAAATTGTCCGAGAGTGATAATAAATTATTTGCTGAATTAAAATCTAAGCGCTTAGATTTAGCGCGCGAAGCAGGTATTCCGCCATTCTTGATTTTCTCAGATAAAACATTAATGAATATGGCTATTCTACGCCCACAAACTGATGAAGAATTCTTAGCAATATCAGGTGTTGGTGAGAAAAAATTCGATATTTATCATAAAGATTTCGCTAGTGTCATTGTTAATCAACATTAA
- a CDS encoding MFS transporter, translated as MDVRVQKNDEFAKLSTWDRVSYGLGDFAQNLVFGTVGGFLLFYLTNINGISAGVGATIFLVVRWINVIWDPWVGTVVDKAKITKNGKYRPFLINFGIPLVILAALLFLPVAKVLGAGTLATTIYATVSYMATALVYSFVNIPYGSLNASLTRDETEIGKLTSTRMMLANIGNLLVYTLFPLFVQLASPNAKLTDTGLFGLKLKLGNYAAPSAAGAWFKVYGVYMILGAVLLFLTYRNTKERVLASEEATDQVKYTDLFAELKRNKALQILGLFFLVGFTLMFFGNTVWPYFMQYNFGVEGGKSALMASIGLIGSIPGIFLVVIWPRLRATLGKKGFFYTFLGIFVVGQLLLLAWSKNPSADWLGFTGRFLQQWGLTSATGFMWALVPEVVSNGEYISGKRVAGIINAIMGLFFKIGLALGGIIPGYLLQFMNFKSGALTQSASAQTGIEWSMIWLPMIMAFLAMFVISRYPLSDAYVDKMNHTLKEKNS; from the coding sequence ATGGACGTAAGAGTTCAGAAGAATGATGAGTTTGCTAAGCTCTCAACATGGGATCGTGTGAGTTATGGCCTCGGCGATTTTGCTCAAAACTTAGTATTTGGAACTGTTGGTGGATTTTTGCTATTCTATCTAACAAATATTAATGGTATTTCAGCTGGTGTTGGGGCAACAATATTTCTTGTTGTACGTTGGATTAATGTTATCTGGGACCCATGGGTTGGAACAGTTGTTGATAAAGCTAAAATCACAAAAAATGGCAAATATCGGCCATTCTTGATTAATTTTGGGATTCCATTGGTCATTTTAGCAGCATTGTTGTTTTTACCAGTAGCTAAAGTACTTGGCGCTGGTACACTTGCAACAACGATTTATGCGACTGTATCCTACATGGCAACAGCTTTAGTTTATTCATTTGTCAATATTCCTTATGGTTCATTAAATGCTTCATTGACCCGTGATGAAACAGAAATTGGCAAGTTAACGTCAACACGAATGATGCTTGCAAACATTGGTAACTTGTTGGTATATACACTATTCCCATTATTTGTACAATTAGCCTCTCCAAACGCTAAGTTAACTGACACAGGTTTGTTTGGTTTGAAACTGAAATTAGGTAATTATGCAGCCCCATCAGCTGCCGGTGCGTGGTTTAAAGTTTATGGCGTGTACATGATATTAGGCGCAGTATTGCTGTTTTTGACATATCGTAATACCAAAGAGCGCGTACTTGCTTCAGAAGAGGCAACAGACCAAGTAAAATATACGGATTTGTTTGCTGAATTAAAGCGGAATAAAGCCTTACAAATTCTCGGATTGTTCTTTTTAGTAGGTTTTACACTTATGTTCTTTGGTAATACAGTGTGGCCATACTTTATGCAATATAACTTTGGTGTTGAAGGTGGAAAATCAGCCTTGATGGCATCCATTGGTTTGATCGGTTCAATTCCTGGTATTTTCTTGGTCGTCATTTGGCCAAGATTACGTGCAACTTTAGGTAAAAAAGGTTTCTTCTACACATTCCTCGGCATTTTTGTTGTTGGTCAATTGTTGCTTTTGGCTTGGTCAAAGAATCCATCAGCTGATTGGCTTGGCTTTACTGGACGCTTCTTACAACAATGGGGATTAACTTCGGCTACAGGATTTATGTGGGCATTAGTACCTGAAGTTGTATCAAATGGTGAGTATATTTCAGGCAAGCGTGTGGCGGGTATTATCAATGCGATTATGGGTCTTTTCTTCAAAATTGGCTTGGCTTTAGGTGGTATCATTCCTGGTTATTTATTACAATTCATGAATTTTAAGTCTGGTGCATTGACACAATCTGCATCTGCACAAACAGGTATTGAGTGGTCAATGATTTGGTTGCCAATGATTATGGCATTCTTAGCAATGTTTGTTATTAGTCGCTATCCTTTGTCTGATGCATACGTTGATAAAATGAATCACACGTTAAAAGAAAAAAATAGTTAA
- a CDS encoding glycoside hydrolase family 43 protein, with amino-acid sequence MQIQNPVLPGFNSDPSIIRVEDTYYIATSTFEWFPGVRIHASKDLVHWNLVKNVLDTTAMLDMKGNPSSGGIWAPDLSYADGKFWLIFTDVKITDGNFKDMKNYLTTAETIEGPWSEPVFVNGVGFDASLFHDEDGRKYLVQQTWDHREYHHPFDGITLTEFDTNTMKLKPETARTIFSGTAVKLVEGPHLYKINGEYFLFAAEGGTIFTHQEVVARSKSLNSMSFVVEPDGPFITNFDTPNSYLQKQGHGALVSTPGGEWYYASLTARPWNHDNESATDPRGWSTLGRETSIQKVEWDDAGWPRVVGGHGGQTFVEAPQDAILTDAPVDHSQHDEFNDTILDINWNTLRVPFTEKMGSTGTGKLTLVGQGSLSNTFDLSLIARRWQAFYFDAETKVKFNPYSYQSMAGLTNYYNHSHWSWIFITKNDDGQNVIEVGENKGGLRNGSYTSYLRDNAPVIPEGIEYVYFKSENRKESYTYYYSFDSENWLSTGVTLDAAILSDDYVVREYGGFFTGAYVGLAAVDYSGYDSTAEFDYFDYKELGDHKDINGTISWQKSESRFY; translated from the coding sequence ATGCAAATTCAAAACCCTGTATTACCTGGTTTCAATTCAGATCCCTCAATCATCCGTGTTGAGGACACGTATTATATTGCGACATCAACATTTGAATGGTTTCCTGGTGTGCGTATCCATGCGTCAAAAGATTTGGTTCATTGGAATCTTGTTAAAAATGTGTTGGATACCACGGCAATGCTTGATATGAAAGGTAATCCATCATCTGGTGGTATTTGGGCGCCGGATCTATCATATGCTGATGGTAAATTCTGGCTAATTTTCACAGATGTTAAGATTACTGATGGTAACTTCAAAGATATGAAGAACTACTTGACGACTGCTGAAACAATCGAAGGCCCTTGGTCGGAGCCTGTATTTGTAAACGGTGTTGGTTTTGATGCGTCATTGTTCCACGATGAAGATGGGCGTAAGTATCTCGTGCAACAAACTTGGGATCACCGTGAATATCATCACCCATTTGATGGCATTACTTTGACAGAATTTGACACCAATACCATGAAGTTGAAGCCTGAAACTGCCCGCACAATTTTTTCAGGTACGGCTGTAAAGTTAGTTGAAGGGCCACACCTATACAAAATTAACGGCGAATATTTCTTGTTTGCGGCTGAAGGTGGTACAATATTTACTCACCAAGAGGTGGTGGCGCGCTCAAAGTCATTGAATAGCATGTCATTTGTCGTTGAACCTGACGGTCCATTTATCACAAATTTTGACACACCAAACTCATACCTGCAAAAGCAAGGACACGGTGCTTTGGTTTCAACACCGGGTGGCGAATGGTACTATGCTTCATTAACAGCTCGGCCATGGAACCACGATAATGAAAGTGCGACTGATCCACGTGGTTGGTCAACTTTGGGTCGTGAAACATCAATCCAAAAAGTTGAATGGGATGATGCTGGTTGGCCACGCGTTGTTGGCGGCCATGGCGGACAAACATTCGTCGAAGCACCTCAGGATGCCATTTTAACAGATGCGCCTGTTGACCACTCACAACACGATGAATTTAACGATACCATATTAGACATTAACTGGAATACATTACGTGTACCATTTACTGAAAAGATGGGTTCAACTGGTACTGGCAAACTGACTTTAGTTGGTCAAGGGTCATTATCAAACACATTTGATTTGTCATTGATCGCCCGTCGTTGGCAAGCATTCTACTTCGATGCTGAGACAAAGGTTAAGTTCAACCCTTATTCATACCAATCAATGGCTGGTCTAACAAATTATTACAACCACTCACACTGGTCATGGATTTTCATCACAAAGAATGATGATGGTCAAAACGTTATTGAAGTGGGTGAAAATAAGGGTGGTTTGCGGAATGGTTCTTATACATCATATTTGCGTGACAATGCGCCTGTGATTCCAGAAGGCATCGAATATGTTTACTTCAAATCAGAAAATCGTAAGGAATCATACACCTATTACTACTCATTTGACAGTGAAAACTGGCTTTCAACTGGTGTGACATTAGATGCTGCAATTTTGTCAGATGACTATGTTGTTCGCGAATATGGTGGCTTCTTCACTGGTGCCTATGTTGGTTTGGCAGCGGTTGACTATTCAGGTTATGATTCAACAGCTGAATTTGATTACTTCGATTATAAGGAATTGGGTGATCATAAAGACATTAATGGGACAATATCATGGCAGAAATCAGAATCACGTTTTTACTAA
- a CDS encoding ROK family protein: MNKSDQITMRDHNQRLVLQALFNAKETSRAKLAVDLNLHKSTISSIYRDLDKLEFIEDLGEGVTTETGGRKAKMIRFNRNYGYVMSFDMGRHHLRVALVRLSGEVILESSEAVDDMSVADVIALMGQHIKDNKHKKHGTKEGLMGIAVGIHGVVDNNHVVYSPFFDYSQVDVAEKLEELSGVHVMLENEANSAAVYIRDYHDYLSTDQYDSLVALNIHYGIGAGIIIQGQLYRGMQGRAGEVGRSIVAMADQEPVRVEDLYSEDAMLERLAALTGQPVANRDAFVTFANQKSAVVTQLLDDWVMGVAQVAYNIIQTAAPQVLFIHSRFIAEMPELLGRVVVAYQQMNPTNESEILFANRSVYEATLLGGAASVTRRILDLDNLDLKFTH; encoded by the coding sequence ATGAATAAATCAGATCAAATCACAATGAGAGACCATAATCAGCGGTTAGTGTTACAAGCGCTATTTAACGCGAAAGAAACATCGCGAGCGAAGTTAGCTGTTGATTTAAATCTACATAAATCTACTATTAGTTCAATTTACCGTGACTTAGATAAATTAGAATTTATTGAAGATTTGGGTGAAGGCGTGACCACAGAAACTGGCGGCCGTAAAGCTAAAATGATTCGTTTTAACCGTAATTATGGTTACGTCATGAGTTTTGATATGGGACGGCATCATTTGCGAGTGGCATTAGTACGCTTGAGCGGTGAGGTCATACTTGAAAGTTCGGAAGCTGTTGATGACATGTCTGTTGCAGATGTTATTGCATTAATGGGTCAACATATTAAAGACAATAAGCACAAAAAACATGGGACAAAAGAAGGTCTCATGGGTATTGCTGTTGGTATTCATGGCGTTGTGGATAACAATCACGTTGTCTACTCACCATTTTTTGATTATAGCCAAGTTGATGTGGCTGAAAAGCTTGAAGAATTGAGTGGCGTACATGTGATGTTGGAAAACGAAGCCAATTCGGCTGCTGTGTATATTCGAGACTATCACGATTACTTAAGCACTGATCAATATGATAGTTTAGTTGCCTTAAATATCCATTATGGTATAGGTGCTGGAATTATTATTCAGGGCCAACTTTATCGTGGCATGCAAGGGCGTGCTGGCGAAGTTGGCCGAAGTATTGTAGCCATGGCAGATCAAGAGCCTGTTCGTGTTGAAGATTTATATTCTGAGGATGCAATGCTTGAACGACTAGCGGCACTAACTGGTCAACCAGTTGCCAATCGTGACGCGTTTGTAACATTTGCGAATCAAAAAAGCGCAGTTGTCACGCAATTATTAGATGACTGGGTGATGGGAGTTGCGCAAGTGGCCTATAATATCATCCAAACAGCAGCACCACAAGTACTTTTTATTCATTCGCGCTTTATAGCTGAAATGCCAGAATTATTGGGCCGCGTTGTGGTAGCATATCAACAAATGAATCCAACAAATGAGAGCGAAATTTTATTTGCTAATCGTTCGGTTTATGAAGCAACATTACTTGGTGGCGCTGCCAGCGTTACACGTCGCATTCTTGATTTAGACAATTTAGATTTGAAATTCACACACTAA